The DNA sequence TCAAAGCCGATTATTGTATATACAGCATTGACTTCCTTTACATGGCCATGGAGTGACTTTATCTTGCCAAAACTGTTATTAAAAGAAAAGAATCTCTATACGGTAGCGGTAGGCCTGATGAGTCTGGATGAGACAGAATTTGCAAGATTTGCAGCAGGAAGTGTCTTTATTGCAGTTCCTATTGTATTGTTGTATTTCTGCCTGGTGAAAAACATGGTGAACGGAATGGCTGCCGGAGCTGTGAAAGGATAATATTAATGTAGAAAAAGATTCTAAAAACCTTGCTTTACTGAACATAAAATAATGCAGTAAGGCAGGGTTTTTTTATATCATAGAAAGCTCCTTGACTTCAGTACGGGAAAACGTTAAAATGAAAAAGAGTTGTGGGTGAGTATCAGTAAATGAGGGGATACTCTATCTCTGTCAGTCGCCAGAGTACTAATTCAGTAAAATATTCAAAGAAACAAATGGAAATGTAGAAAATCAGAAACTGCAAGGGATAGAAATATCTTGAGACAGTTATATTCTGATATAAAATTATATATTAACTTACAGATAAATAGTAGCGAGAGGAGGAGTGGGATGACGATTTATCAGTTGAGAAGTAAAATTAGGAACCTAAAGGAGCAAATTGCAGACTGTGAAGGTGAGGCGGTATCGTGTAGAAATAAAATAGAATTGCACGAAATTGTGCTATCAAGGGTGCAAAACAGTCGGAATCAGTTTGAAGAGTTATTATATGTAAGAAGAAACAAAATAAGGAGTATGCAAGATAAGTATCCACATATGTCCTTTGTAAAAGGTTACCAGGAGGATTTGAGCAGTTTTTTGGAAGGTTCCGAATACCAACGGACAATGCAGGGGTATGACCAGACAGAGTGGAACCTAAAAAGCAACAGAGAAGCATTGGCATGCCGCGAGAGTGATTTGAGATATGAGATACGGGCAAAGGAAGAAGAATTAGAGCGTTTACAAAGAAAATTGAGACAAATGGAGCAGGAAGAATGAAGAAGAGTGAGACATTAGGATATGATTTGATTGTGGATGACGAGGAATTAAATGTAGAACTGGAGAGGATTTACCAGAGGGCGGTCAAGTATGAAGAAACATTGAAACAATATGTAGAGATATTAAAGAACGTGGTAACAAATTCTGTAATAGAAGGAAACGTCGCAAAAAATTTAAAATTTTTTTATATCCAAGTTTTGACGTTGCAGGGAGAAATTGAAGAAATTGTAGCCATGATACAGAGATTAACATTAGGCTATGAAAGTGCCATAGATGAGGCGGACAGTTATTTATATTATTAGACAGGAGAATGGAATGAAAGAGATACGCATCAACACATATAAGCTGAAGCAGGATGTGGCAAAAATGGAGGGGCTACAGGGGGCACTTAAAACAGAGCAGTCCGAACTGCAACTGGTAGGAAAAGGAAAGACCCCGGAGCAGGTGCAAGCAGCAGAGGAAAAACTCAATGCAATATGTAACAGTTTAGAAGGTTTAATAAATCAAACCATGTTAGCATTAAAGGGAGTAGAAGAGAGAGTGGAAAGTGCAGACTATGAGGTGGCACGGGCATTTGAATCTACGCAATAAAGGGAGAGAGTATGAATAGGGACTTTTCACAGGAAAAAATAGACCAACTTTGGGATGAGGTTAATGATTGTACAAGTAAGTATTTGAAAGACTTAGGACAGATTGTTGATTTGGAAGAACCGGATATTGTGACATCTGTGGTGTGTGCAAAGGCAATCCGGGATTTTCAGGAAAAGTTGGAAGAAAAAGAGATTTTATCAGCAAACAAACTGGTAGAAATCATCAAGAATGTAAAAGAAGTAGATAAGACTTTTGAGGGATATTTGAAAACACTCAATGAACAACTGGATGCTTATGATAAAAAAATGCAATTAGTGACGGAAATGTTGAAACCGGAAAAATTGTCTATGAACAATACCGCATATATAAATGAGATATTGGCAATTGGGAAGGAATACCAGAATACCAAAGAAAACAGTCAACTTATCAATGTAGAGATATGGCTGAATCCGAATTACAGGATGAGTGAAGATGATCTGGTCATAGCGCAAGAACTGCTGGATGAATATTTTGCAGAAGGGACGGAAGCAGAAAAGCGGTTTTTTGCAGAAAGTGAATATGACTGGATAGAAGAAATGGCAAATGACGATTGGACAGATGAGGAATGGCATAGATACCAACTCATGTGCGCACTGTATACCAAGATGGATACAATTAGAAGCATTAGTGCCGGTGCAGTAGAAGGAGTTCCATTTTGTGGGGAACTTTTTGACTGGTCGTCAAGAATGCAGGCAGATATCTATGGATATGAGTTTGAGGAATTATGCTCAATGGATAATGTTTTTGCTAATAGCCATACCCAGCATCCCTTTGCTACATTAGGAGGAAATATAATAGGAAATCTATTAACCTATAATGTAGCAGCAGGAGCAGCACGAAACATTCCAGGATTATCCCAGAGAATTAGTAATCTGTCTGGAAAACTTTCAACATATCCGGTTTTAAATCGTATAGGGCAAGATCATCTTACCAATATCATAGGTGGAACTTTAATAGAAACAAGCATTTCTACGGTTCCGGGAATGGTGAAAGACGTCTGGAACGGAGAAAGTGCGGATAATGTATTTCGAAATGCTGGACTGGACATCGGTCGAAATCTGTTGTTTAATATAGGAGGAGAAGCAGTCAGTGCGGCAATAGGAAAAGTGCTGACGAAAGTACCAGAGGCAGTACAAAGGATATTTCCTAAATCAGTTGAAGAAAACGCAGATGATGTGGCAGAGGCGGCGTTAAAGAGTGGTAGTAAGGCTGGTACTGTATGGGATAATATTACGAGTACAGCTGATAATATGCCTGCTACTGAAATACCTGCCACATTTAAAATTGATTTGGATGGAAACATTAATTATGTGAATCCTGAAACAGGAACGAACACATTATGGACAAATTCAAATGCAACTAAACATATGGGTGAGTATGTAAGTAGATTTGGAGAAGAAAGTTGGAGCATTGGTACTCGAAGTCAAGCGATGTTAGAAAGTTATTCTGCATCACTTAATAAGGCAATGGAAACAATAGGCACAGAGACACCTGGAAGATATTTTGGAACATATGGTAATTGGGAACTTGGCATTAATACTGAGACTGGTGTAGTATATCATGCAAGGATGATTAATTAGGAAGGTGAAAAAATGAAGATTGAAAAAGTATTTAAGAACAAAAAATATGTTCGAAAAATAGAAAGTATGGGGGAGGGGCTTGTTTTGTTTGAAATATCAGTTGTTGATAAAAGAGTAGGACAAAATTACCATTTATTTTTTGAGGATAAGCGCAAGCCTCCATTGGATATAGCAATTAATCCAGATGATGGAATGATAGAGTATATTAGCTATTTTGCTCAAGATGAAATGATTAATAATATTAGTGATATTCCCACAATTATAAATGGGGATATGGGAATTAGTATATGTAATAAGGATTTCAATGAGGATAATATGAATGTTACCGTAGATGGGAGATTCAAATTTTGGAAATTAGAAAATGCAATTTTGATATTGAAAGATGATATTGAAGAACTTGTGCTAAATGCATATAGGATTAATGATTTAAATAATTTATTGTTTCTAGGAGATGATTTCGTTGGAATAGAATTTAAAAATTTGAATCAAGAGGAAGTACTAGAAATTCATAATTCGAAATGTTTACTATAAAAATATTGTTTTTTAATTATGGTTATACTTTCGGACTCCCAACAACCTACAACTCCTGTCTGTCTATTAATTAACCATCATGGCTGTTGCGAAGCAATTAAGAATCCATGGTGTTAATTAATAGACACTAGCGAAAATATGCTGAGTTGGGTATACGTACATTACGGATTTTATATGCAGATTTATTGTAGCTATTGGTATAACAGGAAAGCCAAATGCTAGAATTATAATGATAAACAATGAAAGGAAATTTAATTGGGGATATGGGAAGATTTCGAAAGAAGTGACAAAGAATAAAATAGCATCATAATTAAATTGCCCTTGCTTGAAAATCAGCATTGGTTGTTTTATAATATTTCTTGACTAAGTAAGGAGAAGTAGGGGTAATCTTATGAATATACAGTTTCAAATATGTGGATTAAGCATTTTATTTTTACTGATTCTATTTTATAAAAGTCACAGTACCCTCCATTTATATAAAGAGAAAGTATTTTATACGGTATTATGTATTATTACAGCAAGTTTGATGGGAGATGTTTGGTCTCTGGTGGCAATTTATTTCAGACAAAGCCTGCCATCTATTTTGGTAGAATCTGTCTGCAAACTTTATGTTATTTCCCTAATCTGGGGATCATGGTCTGCACTCATATATGTTGTTACCGATTTGCTTTCTGAGAAAGAGCACAGGAAATTGATGTTTCGATTGGCGTTGTTTGCTCTTGCGCAGAGTGTGATGATATACTTGCTTCCGATTCATATTTTTAATGAAGGAGAACAGATGTATACATATGGAGTGGCTGTTTGGTGGGTGTATATCTTTGTTGGATTGTATATCATTGCAACATTAACAGTGACTTGTGTGTTTCGAAAACGGTTAAATCCAAGGAGAAGATTTGCAATTATTCTCTGGATGATTATCTGGATGGCAAGTGCTGCTTTTCAGCTTTTTAACAAGGCACTTTTGGTGGTTGGATTTGCTAGTGCAATTGGTGTACTGATTCTGTTTGTGATTATGGAAAATCCGGAAGCAAATCTTGAGAGAAGATTAGGATGCTTTAATTCTTATGCATTAACGGAATATTTAAAGCAGTTGTATGAACAAAAAAAGAGCTTCAGCGTTCTGGAAATCTCATTTGAAAATGCAGAAATTTTGGAAGAACATAGCATGGATGCAGACGAAATGTTTAGAAAGGTGCTAAAGATTTCGAGGCATTATGATGATGTTCTTGCTTTTAAAAATATAAATTTGGGACTTGTCTTAATCAGCACAAAAGCAGAAAAACTGGAAACTGTGGGGAAAGCAATTCTTAACGGTTGTTCTGATAGTATGGTGTTTTTCAAATCAGCACTTACTGTTTTGATTCCGCAGGCAGATGTGTTTTCAGACATGGAGGAATTGTTTCGTTTTCTGACATTTGTTCGGACGGAGTGTAGGGATATAAAGGGAAGAATGATTTCTGCACAGGAAGAAATGATTGCAAAATATCAGTCACAAAGTTTGATTGAGCATGAAATTACAGATGCACTTTTAGAAGACCGAGTGGAGGTCTTTTTACAGCCGATTTATTCCAATGAGGAACAGCGGGTTACATCTGCGGAGGCATTGGTAAGGATTCGGAAGAGAGATGGAGAACTGATGTCTCCCGGAGTATTTATTCCCGTTGCGGAGGATAACGGGCAGATATTGGAATTGGGAGAGCGGGTTTTTGAAAAGGTCTGCTACTTTTTGAAAAATACAGATATGATAAAAAAGGGAATCCATTATGTCGAAGTAAATCTTTCCGTTGTCCAGTGTGAAAAGGTAGATTTAGCAGAGCGGTTGATTTCCATTATTGAAAAATATCAGATTGATCCCGGATTGATTAATCTAGAAATTACGGAAACGGCATCTATTCGGGCAAGGCAGATTCTTCTGGAGAATATGAAGAAACTGATTGATTATGGTTTTTCTTTCTCGTTGGATGATTTTGGAAAAGGAGAATCGAACCTGATGTATATGGTGGAAATGCCTGTTTCCATCGTTAAACTGGACTATGATATGTCAAAAGCATTTTTCCAATCTGAAAAGGCAAGACATGTGGTTAGAGCGGTGGTAAATATGGTACACGGAATGAAATTGAAGTTGGTGGCAGAGGGTATTGAAACAAAAGAAGAAGCGCAAAGTATGTATGAAGAAGGAATTGATTACATACAAGGCTACTATTATTCCAAACCATTGCCAATACAGGAATTTTTAATTAAAGGGACAGGCTCGTTGACGCCATAGGAGTCAACGAGAAAAATAGTTTATTCCTGTGCCAAAACCTTCATTTTACTCAGTGCATTGGTAACAGGTGGCAGTGCAATGATAATGATGGTAATAACAGCTTCTGTAAGAAGATAGGAGCCGTTGTAAACCAGAGAGTAGATTGGTGCACTCATACCACTTCCTTCTGCATAAGAAGCAAAAAAGAGAAGACCTGATAAAAAGGCGAAAAAGTAACGTCCCAGCACTCCTGCGATGTAGCCTTTTATCAGGCCGTTTTTCTTCTTAGAGAAGAAACCGGATAATCCAAGAGCTCCAAATGCCAGAGGATAATCTGTAAAAAATTGCGGAATTGAGTAGAAATAGGGCTCAATAACAAACTGGAGAAGACCGTAGGCAATACCTGCAGTAATTCCTATATAAGGTCCATACCAGTATCCAATTAATACAATAAAAAGCATACTGAATAAGGTAACGGAACCACCCATAGGTAAATCAAAGGGTTTGATAAGTGAAGTGACAGTGGCAAGCGCCAGGGCGACAGCAGAAAATACCAGCTGTTTTGCAGAAAATTTTTTATGATTCATTTTTAGTACCTCCTTTTAGTCAATATAGTATAGCATTAATTTAGGAAAAGATAAAATAAATACTACTTTTATGTGATAAAACTGTAAAGTAATGAAAGAAAAATATTGCAAAATAGGTAAAATCATAATAAAATAAGAATGTTGATGATAAATATACTAATTATAAAGGAGAACTACTATGAGCTATGTTGATGAAGTGCTGGAGCGCGTAATTGCAAAGAACCCAGCAGAACCTGAATTTCATCAGGCAGTAAAAGAGGTTTTAAATTCTTTAAGACCAGTAATTGAAGCAAACGAAGAAGTATATCGTAAAGAAGCGCTGTTAGAGCGTCTGACTGAGCCGGACAGACAGTTCAAGTTCCGTGTACCTTGGGTAGACGATAAGGGACAGGTACAGGTAAACACAGGTTACCGTGTACAGTTCAATAACAGCATTGGACCATACA is a window from the Roseburia sp. 499 genome containing:
- the thiT gene encoding energy-coupled thiamine transporter ThiT, whose amino-acid sequence is MNHKKFSAKQLVFSAVALALATVTSLIKPFDLPMGGSVTLFSMLFIVLIGYWYGPYIGITAGIAYGLLQFVIEPYFYSIPQFFTDYPLAFGALGLSGFFSKKKNGLIKGYIAGVLGRYFFAFLSGLLFFASYAEGSGMSAPIYSLVYNGSYLLTEAVITIIIIALPPVTNALSKMKVLAQE
- a CDS encoding EAL domain-containing protein, yielding MNIQFQICGLSILFLLILFYKSHSTLHLYKEKVFYTVLCIITASLMGDVWSLVAIYFRQSLPSILVESVCKLYVISLIWGSWSALIYVVTDLLSEKEHRKLMFRLALFALAQSVMIYLLPIHIFNEGEQMYTYGVAVWWVYIFVGLYIIATLTVTCVFRKRLNPRRRFAIILWMIIWMASAAFQLFNKALLVVGFASAIGVLILFVIMENPEANLERRLGCFNSYALTEYLKQLYEQKKSFSVLEISFENAEILEEHSMDADEMFRKVLKISRHYDDVLAFKNINLGLVLISTKAEKLETVGKAILNGCSDSMVFFKSALTVLIPQADVFSDMEELFRFLTFVRTECRDIKGRMISAQEEMIAKYQSQSLIEHEITDALLEDRVEVFLQPIYSNEEQRVTSAEALVRIRKRDGELMSPGVFIPVAEDNGQILELGERVFEKVCYFLKNTDMIKKGIHYVEVNLSVVQCEKVDLAERLISIIEKYQIDPGLINLEITETASIRARQILLENMKKLIDYGFSFSLDDFGKGESNLMYMVEMPVSIVKLDYDMSKAFFQSEKARHVVRAVVNMVHGMKLKLVAEGIETKEEAQSMYEEGIDYIQGYYYSKPLPIQEFLIKGTGSLTP